A single Natrinema pellirubrum DSM 15624 DNA region contains:
- the cofC gene encoding 2-phospho-L-lactate guanylyltransferase, with product MRVVVPFAAETPKTRLESVLSPAERSAFARAMLADVLRAIVRAGHEPAVVSTAPLDLAALETPGDVAAATSLTLDDRPLTEAVNARLPADAGDEPVAVVMADLALATPDALEALLTPSADIAIAPGRGGGTNALVVDHPAFRVDYHGLSYLDHRGIAREVGATLETVDSFRLGTDVDEPADLVEVLVHGRESDRAPAVLREFGFELERRDGRVAAVREGGPTE from the coding sequence ATGCGCGTCGTGGTTCCGTTCGCCGCCGAGACGCCGAAGACGCGGCTCGAGTCAGTTCTCTCGCCGGCCGAGCGCTCGGCGTTCGCCCGCGCCATGCTCGCGGACGTGCTTCGCGCGATCGTCCGCGCGGGCCACGAGCCCGCCGTCGTCTCGACCGCGCCGCTCGATCTCGCGGCCCTCGAGACGCCGGGCGACGTCGCCGCGGCGACGTCGCTGACGCTCGACGACCGACCCCTGACTGAGGCGGTCAACGCGCGGCTGCCGGCCGACGCCGGTGACGAGCCCGTCGCCGTCGTCATGGCCGATCTCGCGCTCGCGACGCCCGACGCGCTCGAGGCCCTGCTGACTCCCTCGGCGGACATCGCGATCGCGCCCGGTCGGGGCGGCGGCACCAACGCCCTCGTCGTCGATCACCCCGCGTTCCGCGTCGACTACCACGGCCTCTCCTATCTCGACCACCGCGGGATCGCCCGCGAGGTCGGCGCGACCCTCGAGACGGTCGACTCCTTCCGGCTCGGGACCGACGTCGACGAGCCCGCCGACCTCGTCGAAGTCCTCGTCCACGGCCGCGAGAGCGACCGCGCACCGGCCGTCCTCCGCGAGTTCGGCTTCGAACTCGAGCGTCGCGACGGCCGGGTCGCCGCGGTCCGCGAGGGCGGGCCGACGGAGTGA
- the cofG gene encoding 7,8-didemethyl-8-hydroxy-5-deazariboflavin synthase subunit CofG: MFPGASEYGVDVTVEEEAVDDLLQVSPSDVDAPPALTFSRNVFVPLTTACRYTCTYCTYFDPPGQAELLSLEEVREICRRGADAGCTEALFTFGDDPDDRYTEIHAQLEAWGHDSIHTYLREACEVALEEGLLPHANPGDQTREQMAVVADVNASMGVMLETTAEVGAHAGPRRKVPGQRLRTLKNAGELDVAFTTGILVGIGEDWRDRAESLLAIRELHERYDHIQEVIVQPVVENERWSGGSPDLATMRQVTAMARAALPEEVSVQVPPNLAPAKELIDCGVDDLGGVSPVTDDHINPEYTWPALRELEEIAASAGVPLGERLPVYERFLPAELRTDGFDGRLADGADGDREWISSTIRDALAADDAAGKRYRAVLRDEAVPHA; encoded by the coding sequence ATGTTCCCCGGGGCCAGCGAGTACGGCGTCGACGTCACGGTCGAGGAGGAGGCCGTCGACGATCTCCTCCAAGTCAGCCCGAGCGACGTCGACGCGCCGCCGGCACTTACCTTTTCGCGGAACGTCTTCGTGCCGCTGACGACCGCCTGCCGGTACACCTGCACCTACTGTACGTACTTCGACCCGCCGGGGCAGGCCGAACTGCTCTCGCTCGAGGAGGTCCGCGAGATCTGTCGGCGGGGGGCCGACGCCGGCTGTACTGAGGCACTGTTTACCTTCGGCGACGATCCCGACGACCGCTACACCGAGATTCACGCACAACTCGAGGCGTGGGGCCACGACTCGATTCATACCTATCTGCGCGAGGCCTGTGAAGTGGCGCTCGAGGAGGGCCTGCTTCCCCACGCGAATCCGGGCGACCAGACCCGCGAACAGATGGCAGTCGTCGCCGACGTCAACGCCAGCATGGGCGTGATGCTCGAGACGACCGCCGAGGTCGGGGCCCACGCCGGCCCGCGGCGGAAGGTGCCCGGCCAGCGCCTGCGCACCCTCAAAAACGCGGGCGAACTCGACGTGGCCTTCACGACCGGGATTCTGGTGGGGATCGGCGAGGACTGGCGCGACCGCGCGGAGAGCCTGCTCGCGATCCGCGAACTCCACGAGCGCTACGACCACATTCAGGAGGTGATCGTCCAGCCCGTCGTCGAGAACGAACGCTGGTCGGGCGGCTCGCCCGACCTCGCGACCATGCGGCAGGTGACGGCGATGGCCCGTGCCGCCCTGCCCGAGGAGGTCTCGGTCCAGGTCCCCCCGAACCTCGCCCCCGCAAAGGAGTTGATCGACTGCGGCGTCGACGATCTGGGCGGCGTCTCGCCGGTCACCGACGACCACATCAACCCCGAGTACACGTGGCCCGCGCTCAGGGAACTCGAGGAGATCGCCGCCAGCGCGGGCGTGCCGCTCGGCGAGCGGCTGCCGGTCTACGAGCGGTTCCTGCCTGCCGAGCTGCGGACCGACGGGTTCGACGGCCGGCTGGCTGACGGCGCGGACGGTGACCGGGAGTGGATTTCGTCGACGATCCGGGACGCACTTGCGGCCGACGACGCGGCCGGGAAGCGGTATCGTGCGGTGCTTCGGGACGAGGCCGTGCCGCACGCTTAA
- a CDS encoding nucleoside deaminase produces MATDDSYVRQAIDLAESAVENGNTPFGSLLVVDDEVVRTAENTTLTDDDVSAHPEFKLARWAARELEPSERAACTMYTSTEPCPMCASAIVYAGLDRVVYSVPVDSLAGIRDDGVIEISCDEVVERADADTSVAGPVLEDEGLALHEAYFSE; encoded by the coding sequence ATGGCTACTGACGACTCGTACGTGCGGCAGGCGATCGACCTCGCGGAATCGGCGGTCGAGAACGGCAACACCCCCTTCGGTTCCCTGCTCGTCGTCGACGATGAAGTCGTCCGGACCGCGGAAAACACCACCCTAACTGACGACGACGTGTCGGCCCACCCCGAGTTCAAGCTCGCTCGGTGGGCCGCGCGCGAACTCGAGCCGAGCGAACGCGCAGCCTGTACGATGTATACAAGCACCGAGCCGTGTCCGATGTGTGCGAGCGCGATCGTCTATGCGGGGCTGGACCGGGTCGTCTACAGCGTTCCCGTCGACTCGCTTGCCGGGATCCGGGACGACGGCGTGATCGAGATTTCCTGTGACGAAGTCGTCGAGCGAGCCGATGCCGACACCAGCGTCGCGGGACCGGTCCTCGAGGACGAGGGGCTGGCGCTCCACGAGGCCTACTTTTCCGAGTGA
- a CDS encoding SDR family NAD(P)-dependent oxidoreductase yields MRLEGKTALITGAGSGLGREAAQLFAEEGATIVAADIDHESAAETVARVEDAGQDGTALELDVRDADAVHAAVDEAVSEFGLDIMLNNAGVSHERSKIEEIDEGERDRVMDVNVKGVWNGCHAVIPHFKEQGSGAIVNTASLAGVIGAPQLGAYSLSKGAVVNFTRTVAAEVGPAGVRANAVCPGVTDTAMPRQNRTEEEWEATKEEMSRHYPLKRLGEPEDIANAMLFLASDEADWITGQALVVDGGFSCT; encoded by the coding sequence ATGCGACTCGAAGGCAAGACAGCGCTTATCACGGGTGCGGGCTCAGGTCTCGGGCGGGAAGCAGCGCAGTTGTTCGCCGAGGAGGGCGCGACGATCGTCGCGGCCGACATCGATCACGAGAGCGCCGCAGAGACGGTCGCTCGCGTCGAAGACGCGGGGCAGGACGGTACCGCGCTCGAGTTGGACGTCCGGGACGCCGACGCGGTCCACGCGGCCGTCGACGAGGCGGTCTCGGAGTTCGGCCTCGATATCATGCTGAACAACGCGGGCGTGAGCCACGAGCGCTCGAAGATCGAGGAGATCGACGAAGGTGAGCGCGATCGGGTCATGGACGTCAACGTGAAAGGCGTCTGGAACGGCTGCCATGCCGTGATCCCCCACTTCAAGGAGCAGGGGTCGGGCGCGATCGTCAACACGGCGTCGCTGGCGGGGGTCATCGGTGCGCCTCAACTGGGTGCCTACTCGCTGTCGAAGGGTGCAGTGGTCAACTTCACGCGGACCGTCGCGGCGGAGGTCGGCCCGGCCGGCGTCCGGGCGAACGCGGTCTGTCCGGGCGTCACCGACACGGCGATGCCCCGGCAGAACCGCACCGAGGAGGAGTGGGAAGCGACCAAAGAGGAGATGTCCCGTCACTACCCGCTCAAGCGGCTGGGCGAGCCGGAAGACATCGCCAACGCCATGCTGTTTCTGGCCAGCGACGAGGCCGACTGGATCACCGGGCAGGCGCTGGTCGTCGACGGCGGCTTCTCCTGTACATAG
- a CDS encoding cyclase family protein yields MQIDLTQPIETGMQTYPGDPPVAVHPHATHAGDGARVSSLECGSHTGTHVDAPAHTEPDGRTLDSYPLERFVFDAVRVDCRDLEARESIPASRVPDSDADLAAFWTGWDAHWGTDRYLEHPSLSPAAAETCADRGLDVAVDTLNPDPTPTEGAGADEPDGVPAHHALLGDDRLILENLTGLEAVGERFELRAYPLALAGDGAPVRAVGVRDGGDSSH; encoded by the coding sequence ATGCAGATCGACCTCACCCAGCCGATCGAAACGGGGATGCAGACCTACCCCGGCGACCCCCCGGTCGCCGTCCACCCCCACGCGACCCATGCGGGCGACGGCGCTCGCGTCTCGAGTCTCGAGTGTGGCAGCCACACCGGAACCCACGTCGACGCGCCCGCCCACACCGAGCCCGACGGCCGAACGCTCGATTCCTATCCGCTCGAGCGGTTCGTCTTCGACGCCGTCCGGGTCGACTGTCGCGATCTCGAGGCCCGCGAGTCGATCCCCGCGTCGCGAGTGCCCGACAGCGACGCCGACCTCGCCGCGTTCTGGACCGGCTGGGACGCCCACTGGGGGACCGACCGCTACCTCGAGCATCCCTCTCTCTCGCCGGCCGCGGCCGAAACCTGTGCCGACCGGGGACTGGACGTGGCCGTCGACACGCTCAACCCCGATCCGACGCCGACCGAGGGTGCCGGCGCGGACGAGCCCGACGGCGTCCCGGCCCACCACGCGCTGCTCGGTGATGACCGGCTGATCCTCGAGAACCTGACCGGGCTCGAGGCGGTCGGCGAGCGGTTCGAACTCCGGGCGTATCCGCTCGCGCTCGCTGGCGATGGTGCGCCGGTACGGGCCGTCGGCGTCCGAGACGGGGGCGATAGTAGCCACTGA